The nucleotide window CGTTGGACGGGTCGCCGTTGGCGAAGCGTTCCGGAAAGATCTGATAGAAGACCGCATCGCCGACCCACGCGGGCACGTGCGGCTGGGCGATCCCCGGTACCGGAAGGAGGACGCACACCAGACCGATCGCGGCCATGTGGCACAGCACGAGACCCCTCCCCCACCCTGTCCTGCCTTTTCTTTCCACAGCGAACCTTGTATATTGAATGAATCCAGACATCATGAGCGTGCGTACATCTATGACGAATCAACGGCGGCGGTTGTACTTCGGGATCATGGTCGCGTTCCCAGTCCTCCTCTTCGGCTTCATCGAGGGCGGCCTGCGCATCATGGGATACGGCCCGGATCTCTCGCTCTTCACGACGGAGAACCTCAACGGCCGGGAGTACCACATCATGAACCCCGGCGTGAAGCACCGCTACTTCACACGGGTCTCTTTCCTGCCGTCCACTTCGCCGGACTACTTTCTCGTCCCGAAACCCCCCGGCACCTACCGCATCTTCTGTCTCGGGGGATCGACGACCGTCGGCTTTCCCTATTGGTACAATGCCGCGTTCTCATCGTTCCTCCGGGACCGTCTCCGTGCCCTCTTTCCCGAGAAGAGCATCGAGGTCATCAACCTCGGGATGACGGCAACGAACAGTTTCACGGCCCGGGACATGGCGCATGAGGTGCTCGACTATGAACCCGATCTGATCGTCGTGTACGATGGCCACAATGAATTCTACGGGGCGCTCGGTGTCGCTTCCCGCGAATCCATGGGAGGCTCCCGCTGGCTCGCGAACCTCTCCCTGCGCCTCATCCACCTGCGGACCTTCCTGGCAATGCGCGACGGCTATGCCATGCTCGGGAAACTGTTCGCCGGCGATGACCCTGCATCACGCGGGACCATGATGGAAAAACTGGCCCGCGGACGATACATCCCGTACGGCAGCGACCTCTATCGTGACGGCCTCGATGCATTCCGCGCAAACATGGCGGACATCCGCGACCTCTGCACATCCCGGGGCGTGCCGGTCATCTTCGGCACGCAGGTCTCGAACCTTCGCGGCCTGCCGCCGTTCATCTCTACGGACGCGTCCGCCCTGGCTCCGCAAGAACAGTTGACATTCCATGCATCGTTCAATGCCGGCCAGTCGGCGATGATGAACGGAGCCTTCACGTCAGCATTGAACTCGTTCCGTGAGGCGCTCCAACTTCTCCCGTATCATGCCGAAGCACACTACCGTGAGGCGCGGTGCCTCGATACGCTCGGGCGCCACACCGAAGCACAGGCGGCCTACCGTCTCGCCCGCGATCACGACGAGCTGCGCTTCCGTACGAGTTCCGATTTCAATGAAGCGATCCTTGCCATGGACGACGGAAGCCTGGCCACCGCGGTCGACATGGAACGGATCTTCGCCGCACATTCCCGTGACAGCCTCATCGGATACGGGCTCATCCTCGAACACCTGCATCCCTCCTCCTACGGCCAGTTCCTCCTGGCGCGGGG belongs to Ignavibacteriota bacterium and includes:
- a CDS encoding tetratricopeptide repeat protein is translated as MSVRTSMTNQRRRLYFGIMVAFPVLLFGFIEGGLRIMGYGPDLSLFTTENLNGREYHIMNPGVKHRYFTRVSFLPSTSPDYFLVPKPPGTYRIFCLGGSTTVGFPYWYNAAFSSFLRDRLRALFPEKSIEVINLGMTATNSFTARDMAHEVLDYEPDLIVVYDGHNEFYGALGVASRESMGGSRWLANLSLRLIHLRTFLAMRDGYAMLGKLFAGDDPASRGTMMEKLARGRYIPYGSDLYRDGLDAFRANMADIRDLCTSRGVPVIFGTQVSNLRGLPPFISTDASALAPQEQLTFHASFNAGQSAMMNGAFTSALNSFREALQLLPYHAEAHYREARCLDTLGRHTEAQAAYRLARDHDELRFRTSSDFNEAILAMDDGSLATAVDMERIFAAHSRDSLIGYGLILEHLHPSSYGQFLLARGYAEAMRSRGYLAHTDEWARRDTITDTAIWRDRRVTPLDDRLAERRTEVLVTAWPFQEEEGLVSAIAKTDTLGLIADRATRGEIHWLQAHEGAVEYYGSRGDADGLEREYRTIIDQFPVVNVLPYLQLARVYLETGRIPEMESLLRRSLTIKPTLLAYRALGDIALRTKRPEEAEKMYSAMFTFVLPPPEQVENGYLLALAHRQAGHTDLALKRLAEVLRLKPDHAPAIALMAEINGK